AAAGCAGGAAACGAAGCTTTTGTTACAGCTCAAACCTTCAAAACACATTTTAAAGTAACCACCTTTATGCAAAATACAATTTTTGCAAAAGGAGAAAAACAAAATCTATCCCCAACTTCTGTTGATACAAAATCTGATAAAATTTTATTTTATTATGATGTGATTGTTGCTAAGGGAGAAAAATCGGGAATTCAAAAAATTGGAGGTTATACCGTTTCGTTAAATCATGAAGATACAATTTTGGCTGCCGAAAATGTTATTCAAGCTGCTTTAGCAAAAGGATACGACCAATTATTGCAAGACCAGATTGATGCGTGGGCAAAGATTTGGGAAATGTCAGATATCACTATTGATGGTGATGTAAAAGCACAACAAGGTATTCGATTTAATATTTTTCAATTGAATCAAACCTACTTAGGAAAAGATTCTCGTTTGAATATTGGACCAAAAGGGTTTACAGGAGAAAAGTACGGAGGTTCTACTTACTGGGATACCGAAGCATATTGTATTCCATTTTATATGGCTACAAAAGATCAACAAGTTGCTCGTAATTTATTGACATATCGTTACAATCAATTGGACAAAGCAATTGAAAATGCCAAAGATAATTTAGGGTTTACTAACGGAGCAGCTTTGTATCCAATGGTTACCATGAACGGTGAAGAGTGTCATAACGAATGGGAAATCACCCATGAAGAAATTCATAGAAACGGAGCTATTGCTTTTGCAATTTATAATTACTATCGTTTTACTGGTGACTACTCTTATATTCCCGAAAAAGGTCTGGAAGTATTAATTGGTATTGCCCGTTTTTGGCACCAAAGAGCTTCTTTCTCTAAAAACAAAAATCAGTATATGATTTTAGGAGTAACTGGACCAAACGAATACGAAAACAACATCAACAATAATTTCTATACCAATTATATTGCTAAATGGTGTATTGATTATGCTACGGAACAAATTCAAAAAGTTTCTTTAGAATATCCTTCTGACCATAAACGTATTATCGAAAAAGTAAAACTTTCTGAGGCTGAATTACAAGAATGGAATAAAGTAGCTGGTAATATGTATTTTCCAAAATCTGAAGAATTAGGAATCTACTTGCAACAGGATGGTTTCTTAGACAAAGATTTAGTTCAAGTAAAAGATTTAGATCGTTCACAACGACCTATTAATCAAAAATGGTCTTGGGACAGAGTATTGCGTTCACCTTACATCAAACAAGCTGACGTTTTACAGTGTTTCTACTTTTTCGAAGATCATTTTACTAAAGATGAATTGGAACGTAATTTCGATTTCTATGAATCATTTACTGTACATGAAAGTTCGCTTTCACCATGTGTACACTCCATTCAAGCTGCTTTGTTAGACAAAATGGATATGGCATATGCTTTTTACTTAAGAACTTCTCGTTTGGATTTAGATGATTACAATAAAGAGGTTGAAGAAGGTTGTCATATTACATCAATGGCAGGGACTTGGATGAGTATCGTTGAAGGATTTGGTGGAATGAGAGTGAAAAATGATACACTTCATTTCTCACCAAAAATCCCTAAAGAATGGGGCGGTTATTCCTTTAAAATTAACTTCCGAAATCAGATTGTAAAAATCTCGGTAGATCATAAGGAAACAAAATTATCCTTAGAAGGAACTGCAGCCCTTACTGTTTATGTAAACGGCACAGCAATTTTGGTTCAGCCAAATAACTAGATCAATTATTATAAACCCTTTCTTAGTACTACTTCGAAAGGGTTTTAAAATTTTAGGCATATCATTTTTTAGACATAAACTGTAACTCGATTATTTTTTTGGAGCATTAGCATAAAGCATTTTTTGTTAATATGGTTCCTGCTCTCCGCTGCAATCTTTTTATTTTTAAAGAAAAAATAAAAAGGATTTTCACTGCGATCAGGGCTAAAGGGAGATATAGTGTTTTTTTTGCTATTATTTACAATTACAATCGAAATCAGGTTATTAACAGTCTGTTGGTTGCTAAAATATATTCTAACAAAATCAATTTTCACAAACATGAAAAAATTAATCATTCTTTTATTCTTCTTTTCTGCATCAGTTTTTGCTCAAATAGATAGAGTTGAGCCTCCGTTTTGGTATGCAGGAATGCACAATCCGGAGCTTCAAATTATGTTTTATGGCAAAAATATCGCTCAAAATGAAGTATCAGTTTCTAATAACATTGTAATTGCATCCGTTAAAAAGACCGAAAATCCAAACTATCTTTTTGTTACAATTGATACTAAAAATGTAACCGCACAAGATTTTGTTTTTTCTTTTTCTAAAGATAAGAAAATCAATTTCACCAAAAAATATAGTTTAAGACAAAGAAGAGAAAATTCAGCTTCAAGAAAAGGGTATGATGCTTCCGATTTGATTTATCTTATCATGTCTGATCGTTTTGCTAATGGGAACCCAAAAAACGACAGCGATAAATCAGTTGTTGAAAAAGGAAACAGAGCACTTCCTGGCGGAAGACACGGTGGTGACATTGCAGGTATGATTCAGCATTTAGATTATATTAAAGAATTAGGAGCTACAGCACTTTGGCCAACGCCACTTTGCGAAGACAATGACAAAACTTATTCGTATCATACTTACGGACAATCTGACGTTTATAAAATAGATCCACGTTTTGGAACCAATGAAGAGTATGTACAGCTTTCTGCAGAATTACATAAACGGGATATGAAATTGATTATGGATTATGTAACAAACCATTGGGGAGCCGAACATTGGATGGTTAAGGATTTACCTTCTCAAGATTGGTTACATCAATTTCCAGAATTTACACAAACCAATTACAGAATGACAACTCAGTTTGATACCAATGCTTCTGAAATTGATGCTAAAACATGTATGGATGGATGGTTTGTAAAATCGATGCCAGATTTAAATCAATCCAATTCTTTAGTAAATACCTATTTGAAACAAAATGCAATTTGGTGGATTGAATACGTGAATTTAGATGGTTTTCGTGTAGATACTTATTCGTATTGTGACAAAAAGGGTATTGCCGAATGGACCAAAGCAGTAACCGATGAATACCCTAATTTCAATATTGTTGGGGAAGTTTGGATGCATGATCAAGCCCAAATGGCATATTGGCAAAAAGATAGTAAAATAGCGGAGATAGAAAATTATAATTCGTACTTACCCTCGGTAATGGATTTTACCTTCACAGAAACTTTAGGGAAAGTATTTAATGAAGATAATGGTAAGTGGAATGAAGGAATGGTAAATGTTTACGAGAACTTTACCAATGATTTTTTATACCCGAATATCAATAGTATTATGACTTTTGTAGAAAATCATGACACCAATCGGTTTAATGAAATTTATCAAAAGGATTTTTCAAAATATAAAATGGCAATGACATTATTGGCAACCGTTCGAGGAATTCCTCAAATTTATTATGGTTCCGAGATTGCAATGGCCGGAAACAAAGATAAAGATGGAGATGCTGCAATTCGTCAAGACTTCCCTGGTGGTTGGGATGGAGATAAAAATAATGCTTTTGAAAAAGCAGGAAGAACGGCAGAGCAACAACAGTTTTTTGATTTTTCGGCTCAATTATTTAATTGGAGAAAATCGAACGAAACCGTGCATTTTGGAAAAATGAAACATTATGTTCCAGATAATAATGTTTATGTGTATTTCAGATATACTGATACAAAATCGGTGATGGTGGTTATCAATAATAATAAGGAAACTAAAACTTTTCCAACTAATCGTTTTCAAGAAAGTATATTAAATTATAAATCAGGAAATGATGTGCTTTCAGGAAAATCAATTGATTTGAAAAATGATATTACTATCGAAGGAAAATCCGTTTTGATTTTAGAATTGAAGTAAGAGAACTGATGATTATGAAAAAATTAATTTTAGTTTTATTTATAACTAGCCTTTCTTTTGCTCAAAATGCAAACAGAAAATATCAAAGCTATAGCCTTGTAAATAATATATTAGAAATAAAAACATCGGATGGGAATTATCTTATAAAACCCTATTCTGATAAAATAATAGAAACCTCTTTTTTGCCAATAGGAGAAAAATCAAATTCTAATTCTCATGCAGTAGTTTTAGTGCCTGAAAATGTTACTTTCAAGGTTAAACAATCCGAGAATATGGTTGTTTGTTCAACTAAAGGTATAACAGTTTCTATTCAAAAAAGCCCTTTTCAAATATCCTATTTGTACAATAATAAAGAGGTGATTTCAGAAAAGAATGGATATGTAAAAAGAGGTACAAACAGTAAGGAACAGCCGCAAGAAACAATTGAGTTTAATTTGGAAGCTACCGAATCACTTTATGGCGCTGGTGCGCGTGCATTAGGAATGAATCGTCGTGGAAACCGTTTGGAATTATACAACCAAGCCGATTATGGATATGGAACGCATTCCAAAAAGATGAATTTCTCTATTCCGCTCGTGATGTCTTCCAAAATGTATGCTGTTCATTTTGATAATGGAGCAATCGGTTATTTGGATCTTGATAGTAAGAAAGACAATACGCTGGTTTATGAAACGATTTCTGGTAGAAAAATATATCAGGTTGTTGTTGGTGATACTTGGGCAGATTTGACTTCGAATTACACATCGTTAACTGGAAGACAGCCACTTATTCCTCGTTGGGCTTTAGGGAACTTTTCTAGTCGATTTGGCTACCATTCTCAAGCGGAAGTAGCAAAAACAATTGATAAATATTTGAAAGATGAAATTCCTGTAGATGCCATAATTCTTGATTTGTATTGGTTTGGAAAAACGGTTCAGGGTACCATGGGAAATTTGGATTGGGATAAAGATAATTTCTCTGATCCTAAAAAAATGATTTCAGATTTGAACAGTAAAGGTGTCAAAACGATATTAATTACAGAACCTTTTATTTTGACCACTTCCAGCAAATGGCAAGAAGCGGTTGATAAAAAAGTATTAGCAACAGATAATCTTGGAAATCCATTTAAATATGATTTTTATTTTGGAAACACAGGACTTGTAGATGTTTTTAAACCAGAAGGGAAAACATGGTTTTGGAATATTTACAAAAACTTAATCAATCAAGGAGTTGGTGGTTGGTGGGGAGATTTGGGCGAGCCAGAAGTGTTTCCATCAGCAGCATTTACATCTCAAGGAACAGCTGACGAAGTGCATAATATTTATGGGCACAATTGGGCAAAAATGATTAACGAAGGTTATAAAAAAGATTTTCCAAGTCTGCGTCCTTTTATTCTAATGCGTGCTGGATATTCGGGTTCGCAACACTATGGAATGATTCCATGGTCTGGAGATGTAAGTCGTTCTTGGGAAGGTTTACAATCTCAACCCGAAATTGCATTACAAATGGGAATGCAGGGGATGGGATATATGCACTCGGATTTAGGAGGTTTTGCTGGAGATTATTTTGATAATGAATTGTATGTTCGTTGGTTACAATATGGTGTTTTTCAGCCTATCTATCGTCCACATGCACAAGAAGATGTTCCTTCTGAACCTGTAAATAAAGATATTGTAACTAAGGGCAAAGCCAAAAAACAAATAGAATTACGGTATCAAATGCTGCCGTACAACTATACATTAGCCTTTGAAAATAATAACAAAGGATTACCATTAATGCGTCCGTTATTTTTTGAAGAGCCTACG
The Flavobacterium sp. 5 DNA segment above includes these coding regions:
- a CDS encoding glycoside hydrolase family 65 protein → MNQDYIKPDNWSIIEEGFDREQVKSSESLFSIGNGAMGQRANFEENYTGETFQGSYIAGIYYPDKTKVGWWKNGYPKYFAKVLNAPNWIGIDIEINGENFDLNTCTEVSNYRRELNMKEGWYHRSFHATLKNGTQVAVDVRRFLSLDLDEAGIINYEITPLNKDAKIIYKPYVDAGVTNEDTNWEEKFWEPLDVKKAGNEAFVTAQTFKTHFKVTTFMQNTIFAKGEKQNLSPTSVDTKSDKILFYYDVIVAKGEKSGIQKIGGYTVSLNHEDTILAAENVIQAALAKGYDQLLQDQIDAWAKIWEMSDITIDGDVKAQQGIRFNIFQLNQTYLGKDSRLNIGPKGFTGEKYGGSTYWDTEAYCIPFYMATKDQQVARNLLTYRYNQLDKAIENAKDNLGFTNGAALYPMVTMNGEECHNEWEITHEEIHRNGAIAFAIYNYYRFTGDYSYIPEKGLEVLIGIARFWHQRASFSKNKNQYMILGVTGPNEYENNINNNFYTNYIAKWCIDYATEQIQKVSLEYPSDHKRIIEKVKLSEAELQEWNKVAGNMYFPKSEELGIYLQQDGFLDKDLVQVKDLDRSQRPINQKWSWDRVLRSPYIKQADVLQCFYFFEDHFTKDELERNFDFYESFTVHESSLSPCVHSIQAALLDKMDMAYAFYLRTSRLDLDDYNKEVEEGCHITSMAGTWMSIVEGFGGMRVKNDTLHFSPKIPKEWGGYSFKINFRNQIVKISVDHKETKLSLEGTAALTVYVNGTAILVQPNN
- a CDS encoding TIM-barrel domain-containing protein, whose amino-acid sequence is MKKLILVLFITSLSFAQNANRKYQSYSLVNNILEIKTSDGNYLIKPYSDKIIETSFLPIGEKSNSNSHAVVLVPENVTFKVKQSENMVVCSTKGITVSIQKSPFQISYLYNNKEVISEKNGYVKRGTNSKEQPQETIEFNLEATESLYGAGARALGMNRRGNRLELYNQADYGYGTHSKKMNFSIPLVMSSKMYAVHFDNGAIGYLDLDSKKDNTLVYETISGRKIYQVVVGDTWADLTSNYTSLTGRQPLIPRWALGNFSSRFGYHSQAEVAKTIDKYLKDEIPVDAIILDLYWFGKTVQGTMGNLDWDKDNFSDPKKMISDLNSKGVKTILITEPFILTTSSKWQEAVDKKVLATDNLGNPFKYDFYFGNTGLVDVFKPEGKTWFWNIYKNLINQGVGGWWGDLGEPEVFPSAAFTSQGTADEVHNIYGHNWAKMINEGYKKDFPSLRPFILMRAGYSGSQHYGMIPWSGDVSRSWEGLQSQPEIALQMGMQGMGYMHSDLGGFAGDYFDNELYVRWLQYGVFQPIYRPHAQEDVPSEPVNKDIVTKGKAKKQIELRYQMLPYNYTLAFENNNKGLPLMRPLFFEEPTNEKLLNSCDSYLWGNDFLVTPITKAGVTNTTIYFPKNNNWYDFYSDAKYEGGVAENVVVSADNIPVYVRGGAFIPMIKTIQNTTKYSLSSFDLHFYYDEKTPSSFGKLYNDDGITPNDFEKGAYEILNFSNSTKDKVITLKMNTTVGKSFVSNDKNVTVLVHNIAVKPSKITINGNAVDCKMNAKTLEVPVILKQGMDNEIKIQL
- a CDS encoding glycoside hydrolase family 13 protein, translated to MKKLIILLFFFSASVFAQIDRVEPPFWYAGMHNPELQIMFYGKNIAQNEVSVSNNIVIASVKKTENPNYLFVTIDTKNVTAQDFVFSFSKDKKINFTKKYSLRQRRENSASRKGYDASDLIYLIMSDRFANGNPKNDSDKSVVEKGNRALPGGRHGGDIAGMIQHLDYIKELGATALWPTPLCEDNDKTYSYHTYGQSDVYKIDPRFGTNEEYVQLSAELHKRDMKLIMDYVTNHWGAEHWMVKDLPSQDWLHQFPEFTQTNYRMTTQFDTNASEIDAKTCMDGWFVKSMPDLNQSNSLVNTYLKQNAIWWIEYVNLDGFRVDTYSYCDKKGIAEWTKAVTDEYPNFNIVGEVWMHDQAQMAYWQKDSKIAEIENYNSYLPSVMDFTFTETLGKVFNEDNGKWNEGMVNVYENFTNDFLYPNINSIMTFVENHDTNRFNEIYQKDFSKYKMAMTLLATVRGIPQIYYGSEIAMAGNKDKDGDAAIRQDFPGGWDGDKNNAFEKAGRTAEQQQFFDFSAQLFNWRKSNETVHFGKMKHYVPDNNVYVYFRYTDTKSVMVVINNNKETKTFPTNRFQESILNYKSGNDVLSGKSIDLKNDITIEGKSVLILELK